A section of the Pogoniulus pusillus isolate bPogPus1 chromosome 3, bPogPus1.pri, whole genome shotgun sequence genome encodes:
- the LOC135173269 gene encoding T-cell activation Rho GTPase-activating protein-like: protein MPQPIQDLLALLHQRGPSTEGIFRLAAGERDLGALREALDSGQEVPLQSQPVHLLAATLKDFLRKIPSKLLEAELYQQWMGALHKSSRQARLAALKEVTNKLPQANLILLKSLLSLLHNISSNTDSSRMTARSLAICVGPNLLSPVEEPPLEMLMEVTSRVTELVELLIEMQGELFAEEQVPGSDGPSVEEEPGTTEVCESTNTMTTKASSLKGGTAATGTTRLICQPTALQKCRVRLMPEGHHTWCGDPKRSELS from the exons ATGCCCCAGCCCATCCAG gacctgctggctctgctccaccaGCGGGGGCCATCCACAGAAGGGATCTTCCGGCTGGCAGCTGGCGAGAGAGACTTAGGGGCCCTCCGGGAGGCCCTGGACAGCgggcaggaggtgcccctgcagagccagcccGTGCACCTGCTGGCTGCCACCCTGAAG GACTTTCTGcgcaagatcccttccaagctgctggaggctgagctGTACCAGCAGTGGATGGGAgccctgcacaagagcagcaggcaggcgagGCTGGCAGCGCTGAAGGA GGTCACCAACAAATTgccccaggccaacctcattcTCCTCAAGAGcttgctgtccctgctgcataACATCAGCAGCAACACGGACAGCAGCAGGATGACAGCCAGGAGCCTTGCCATCTGTGTTGGGCCAAACTTGCTGAGCCCAGTGGAGGAgccacccctggagatgctAATGGAGGTGACAAGCAGG gtgacagagctggtggagctgctcATTGAGATGCAGGGAGAGCtgtttgcagaggagcaggtgccTGGCTCAGATGGACCATCAGTTGAGGAAGAGCCAGGAACCACAGAGGTATGTGAGTCCACAAACACCATGACAACAAAAGCCTCCTCCCTCAAAGgtggcactgctgccacaggGACAACCAGGCTCATCTGCcagcccacagctctgcagaagtgcagagTAAGGCTGATGCCAGAAGGCCATCACACTTGGTGTGGTGATCCCAAGAGAAGTGAGCTGAGTTGA